From one Verrucomicrobiia bacterium genomic stretch:
- a CDS encoding DUF72 domain-containing protein, which produces MAYDPHVQIGTSGWMYKHWNGTFYPEKHGGDKESYLGFYARHFRTVELNNSFYGLPQRQTLKMWREIAPEDFLFAVKASRYITHIRRLNTPRASLDKFFRRVAHLKEKLGPVLFQLPPNWHVNLGRLETFLKALPKGRDYTMEFRDPSWHCEDVYGLLEKYGVSFCIFQLARFLSPIRVTSKMVYVRLHGPTKEKYKGSYSHRQLEEWATRIRAWRKEKRSVYVYFDNDQAAYAVRNAAELNVLLGQETGGRSVDVKKKKNLPEYNPDAARWNFDRAA; this is translated from the coding sequence ATGGCCTACGATCCTCATGTCCAAATCGGAACCTCGGGCTGGATGTACAAACACTGGAACGGAACTTTCTATCCCGAGAAGCATGGCGGAGACAAGGAATCCTATCTCGGCTTTTACGCGCGGCATTTTAGGACCGTGGAGCTCAACAATTCATTCTACGGACTGCCGCAGCGGCAGACGCTCAAGATGTGGCGCGAAATCGCGCCGGAGGATTTCCTTTTCGCGGTGAAAGCAAGCCGCTACATTACCCACATCCGGAGGCTCAACACACCGCGCGCTTCGCTGGACAAATTCTTCAGGCGCGTGGCGCACCTGAAAGAAAAACTCGGTCCCGTCCTCTTCCAGCTGCCGCCGAACTGGCACGTGAATCTCGGGCGCCTGGAAACTTTTTTGAAGGCGCTTCCCAAAGGCCGCGACTACACGATGGAATTCCGCGATCCTTCGTGGCACTGCGAAGACGTTTACGGCCTTCTGGAAAAATACGGGGTCTCGTTCTGCATTTTCCAGCTCGCGCGATTTCTGTCGCCTATCCGGGTCACATCGAAAATGGTTTACGTGCGTCTTCACGGGCCCACGAAAGAAAAATACAAGGGAAGCTACAGTCACCGGCAGCTCGAGGAGTGGGCAACGCGCATCCGCGCGTGGCGGAAAGAAAAGCGCTCGGTCTACGTTTACTTCGACAACGATCAGGCCGCTTACGCCGTGAGAAACGCCGCGGAGCTCAACGTCCTCCTCGGCCAGGAAACCGGCGGCCGGAGCGTGGACGTGAAGAAAAAAAAGAATCTCCCCGAATACAATCCCGATGCCGCCCGCTGGAACTTCGACCGGGCCGCTTAG
- a CDS encoding alpha/beta hydrolase, whose product MRSMKLTPSFFSLAGNRRKGRIVRAGRARIYYEVYGRGKPLLLLHGGLSCIDGLRHQIPFFARRFKVYLPERPGHGHTADISGPYTYEAMASQTAAFMDALRIKKALLMGYSDGANLLFRLALRRPDLVDRFISVGGNIHHSGCEPSFQRELKKQKVSGVDPRYEAYSPDDPAHFYEVFEKCRRLWLTEPKWNMGMLKKIKAPVLIVAGDRDMIRHEHSVRMFRALKNAQLAIVPGASHAALKEKPGLLNKIMLEFFTGRAVL is encoded by the coding sequence ATGCGCTCCATGAAACTGACGCCGTCTTTTTTCAGCCTGGCCGGGAATCGCCGCAAAGGCCGCATCGTGCGCGCGGGACGGGCGCGGATTTATTACGAAGTCTACGGCAGGGGAAAGCCGCTCCTTCTTTTGCACGGCGGCCTCTCCTGCATCGACGGCCTGCGCCACCAGATCCCTTTTTTCGCGCGGCGCTTCAAAGTCTACCTGCCTGAGCGCCCGGGCCACGGACACACGGCCGACATTTCCGGCCCCTACACTTACGAAGCCATGGCAAGCCAGACCGCGGCTTTCATGGACGCGCTGCGAATCAAAAAAGCCCTGCTCATGGGCTACAGCGACGGCGCGAACCTTCTTTTCCGCCTCGCGCTTCGCCGTCCCGACCTCGTGGACCGTTTCATTTCCGTGGGCGGCAACATCCATCATTCCGGCTGCGAGCCGTCTTTCCAGCGCGAACTGAAAAAGCAGAAAGTTTCCGGCGTGGACCCGCGCTACGAGGCGTATTCGCCGGATGATCCCGCGCATTTCTACGAAGTCTTCGAGAAATGCCGCAGGCTCTGGCTCACGGAGCCGAAATGGAACATGGGTATGCTGAAGAAGATTAAGGCGCCCGTCCTGATCGTGGCCGGCGACCGCGACATGATCCGCCACGAGCATTCCGTCCGCATGTTCCGCGCGCTCAAAAACGCGCAGCTCGCCATCGTGCCCGGGGCTTCCCATGCCGCGCTCAAGGAAAAGCCCGGGCTCCTGAACAAAATCATGCTCGAATTTTTCACGGGACGCGCCGTTTTATAA
- a CDS encoding winged helix-turn-helix domain-containing protein produces MITWIGLCAGEIWRYLDSHEGTASLKELCKGIKAPQETILMATGWLSREGYVLIDGRLPDPLITLNPKPPSHR; encoded by the coding sequence ATGATTACGTGGATCGGGTTATGCGCGGGAGAGATTTGGCGTTATCTGGACTCTCACGAGGGAACGGCCTCTTTGAAGGAACTGTGCAAAGGCATCAAGGCGCCGCAAGAGACGATCTTGATGGCGACCGGATGGCTCAGCCGTGAAGGCTACGTGCTGATCGACGGCCGGCTGCCCGATCCCTTGATCACGCTGAATCCCAAGCCGCCCTCCCACCGCTGA
- a CDS encoding alpha/beta hydrolase, with translation MKRDMAIKNETEVQIGPFALPGILSIPEGGTREFVVFAHGAGSSRRSPRNRFIASELNRAGFGTLLMDLITHEEDRENPEGAQVRFNIDLLADRLTGATHWLEDYCGVSYPGELVMGYFGASTGAAAALVAASKLPDVVRAVVSRGGRPDLAGRGLSEVKAATLLIVGGEDMPLATLNEIAVEKIAAPVKDLIVIPNATHLFEEPGALEEVARLTTQWFEVYLRGKERFRIIAA, from the coding sequence ATGAAAAGAGATATGGCCATCAAGAATGAAACCGAAGTTCAGATCGGACCTTTTGCCCTGCCGGGAATCCTCAGCATTCCCGAAGGCGGGACGCGTGAATTCGTGGTGTTCGCGCACGGCGCGGGCAGCAGCCGCCGCAGTCCGAGGAACCGTTTTATCGCCTCCGAATTGAACAGGGCGGGTTTCGGCACGCTTCTGATGGACCTTATCACGCACGAGGAGGACAGGGAAAATCCCGAAGGCGCCCAGGTCCGCTTTAATATCGACTTGCTCGCGGACCGCCTGACTGGCGCGACGCACTGGCTCGAAGATTATTGCGGCGTGTCTTATCCCGGCGAGCTCGTCATGGGTTATTTCGGAGCCAGCACGGGCGCGGCCGCGGCCCTTGTCGCCGCGTCGAAGCTGCCCGACGTCGTCAGGGCTGTCGTCTCGAGAGGCGGACGACCGGACCTCGCGGGACGCGGGCTCAGCGAAGTGAAGGCCGCCACGCTCCTCATCGTCGGCGGAGAGGACATGCCTCTTGCCACGCTGAACGAAATCGCGGTTGAAAAAATAGCCGCGCCGGTGAAGGACCTCATCGTCATCCCCAACGCCACGCACCTTTTCGAAGAACCCGGCGCGCTCGAGGAAGTCGCGCGCCTTACCACGCAGTGGTTCGAGGTTTACCTGCGGGGTAAAGAACGCTTCCGCATCATTGCCGCCTAA
- a CDS encoding YbhB/YbcL family Raf kinase inhibitor-like protein — translation MNITSPVFQNQAAIPREFTGEGRDQSPPLDIADVPKDAKSLALVVDDPDAPGGNFTHWVLFNLKPSQTHLEPHVQPMPVLQSGARQGVNDFKRVGYGGPMPPSGKHHYIFHVYALDRELPIPEQAITRQRLLDEMKGHILAEAKLVGTYEKDGKPGDWKVDESSQESFPASDPPASY, via the coding sequence ATGAACATCACGAGCCCCGTTTTCCAAAACCAGGCGGCCATTCCGCGGGAATTCACCGGCGAAGGCAGGGACCAGTCCCCGCCGCTGGACATCGCCGACGTGCCGAAGGATGCCAAGAGTCTCGCGCTTGTCGTCGACGATCCGGACGCGCCGGGCGGTAATTTCACGCACTGGGTGCTTTTCAACCTCAAGCCGTCCCAAACGCATCTGGAGCCGCACGTCCAGCCCATGCCCGTCCTGCAAAGCGGCGCGCGCCAGGGCGTGAACGACTTTAAAAGAGTCGGCTACGGCGGCCCGATGCCGCCGAGCGGCAAGCATCACTACATTTTCCATGTCTACGCGCTCGACCGCGAGCTGCCCATCCCCGAACAAGCGATCACGCGCCAGCGTCTGCTGGACGAAATGAAAGGGCACATCCTCGCCGAAGCCAAGCTGGTCGGGACCTATGAGAAAGACGGAAAACCCGGAGACTGGAAAGTGGACGAATCTTCCCAGGAAAGTTTTCCTGCCAGCGATCCTCCGGCTTCTTATTGA
- a CDS encoding PRC-barrel domain-containing protein, translated as MIKSVKEAAGTAVTVPEGKLGHIDDFYFDHERWKIRYAAVDTGDWPSGRRVLIASAVLGKPDWWNARLPAGVTRKKVNSSPALDLSSDVTRQAEESLHRHYGWAPYWQGAEFARAPGAPPPAWTGEPLHSVKSILGFRISAIDGEIGSIHDFLVDDETWIIRYAVVDTGDWLAGRKVLLAPEWIREFMWDRRRAAVPLNKNKIQGSPLYYSRIPLERAYEEELYSHYSQEKYWGTQWQDGSKASRAA; from the coding sequence ATGATCAAGAGCGTGAAAGAAGCGGCGGGAACCGCCGTGACGGTGCCGGAAGGAAAATTGGGGCACATCGACGATTTTTATTTCGACCATGAGCGCTGGAAAATCCGTTACGCTGCCGTCGATACGGGCGATTGGCCCTCAGGGCGGCGGGTGCTCATCGCGTCGGCGGTGCTGGGAAAGCCCGACTGGTGGAACGCGCGGCTTCCGGCGGGCGTCACGCGGAAAAAAGTGAACAGCAGTCCCGCTCTTGATCTTTCGAGCGATGTCACGCGCCAGGCCGAGGAAAGCCTGCACCGCCATTACGGCTGGGCGCCGTATTGGCAAGGCGCCGAATTTGCGCGCGCGCCGGGCGCGCCGCCGCCGGCGTGGACGGGCGAGCCGCTTCACAGCGTCAAAAGCATCCTGGGGTTCCGGATTTCCGCGATCGACGGCGAGATCGGCAGCATCCACGATTTTCTCGTGGACGACGAGACGTGGATCATCCGTTACGCGGTCGTGGACACGGGCGACTGGCTGGCGGGACGGAAAGTCCTGCTCGCGCCCGAATGGATCCGGGAATTCATGTGGGACCGGCGCAGAGCCGCGGTGCCGCTCAACAAAAATAAAATCCAGGGCAGTCCGCTGTACTATTCCCGGATTCCGCTCGAGCGCGCGTACGAAGAAGAGCTTTATTCGCATTACAGCCAGGAAAAATATTGGGGAACGCAATGGCAGGACGGCTCGAAAGCTTCCCGCGCCGCCTGA
- a CDS encoding CBS domain-containing protein, with product MARVEEIMTKNPACCGAGDGLQVVARQMCEADCGEIPVLDEDLRPMGVLTDRDITCRTVARGLNPLELTAGECMTPHCVTVGRGATIEECCALMEEHQVRRLPVVDDKGRCCGIVSQADIAFEGPDKIAELVQEVSRSA from the coding sequence ATGGCCAGGGTAGAAGAAATCATGACGAAGAACCCGGCTTGCTGCGGCGCCGGCGACGGACTTCAAGTCGTGGCGCGGCAAATGTGCGAGGCGGATTGCGGTGAGATTCCGGTGCTCGACGAAGACCTCAGGCCGATGGGCGTACTTACGGACCGTGACATTACGTGCAGGACCGTGGCGCGCGGCCTGAATCCTTTGGAGCTCACGGCCGGCGAATGCATGACGCCTCATTGCGTGACAGTTGGGCGGGGAGCCACAATCGAAGAATGCTGCGCCCTCATGGAAGAGCATCAGGTTCGCAGACTTCCCGTCGTGGACGACAAAGGCCGCTGCTGCGGCATCGTCTCCCAGGCGGATATCGCGTTCGAGGGACCCGACAAAATCGCCGAGCTTGTTCAGGAAGTGTCCCGGAGCGCTTGA
- a CDS encoding hemerythrin domain-containing protein: protein MRKKNREEARETEQQTMVAEAKPIEMLKQDHEKVKELFERFEQTEDEDEQEEIVTQAIKELKIHAAIEEEIFYPKAREEAEGEEEQEDQLDEAIEEHHVVHLLVAELEKMSPEDERYAAKFCVLAETVKHHIEEEENEMLPELEDSEANSDAVGQEMTERKHELMANPDDAKQTEANKKTSGKKKTAHRSSSKRRH from the coding sequence ATGAGAAAGAAAAACAGAGAAGAAGCGCGGGAAACGGAGCAGCAGACGATGGTGGCCGAAGCCAAGCCCATTGAAATGCTCAAGCAGGACCATGAAAAAGTGAAGGAACTTTTCGAGCGCTTCGAGCAGACCGAAGACGAGGACGAGCAGGAAGAAATCGTGACGCAGGCGATCAAAGAGCTGAAAATCCATGCCGCGATCGAAGAAGAAATTTTTTATCCCAAGGCCCGCGAAGAAGCCGAAGGTGAGGAAGAACAGGAAGACCAGCTCGACGAAGCCATCGAGGAGCACCACGTCGTGCACCTCCTGGTCGCCGAGCTCGAAAAAATGAGCCCGGAGGACGAGCGGTATGCCGCGAAGTTCTGCGTCCTTGCCGAGACCGTGAAGCATCACATCGAAGAAGAAGAAAACGAAATGCTGCCTGAGCTGGAAGATTCCGAGGCCAACAGCGACGCCGTGGGCCAGGAAATGACGGAACGCAAGCACGAGCTCATGGCAAATCCGGACGACGCCAAGCAGACCGAGGCGAACAAAAAGACCTCCGGAAAGAAAAAAACGGCGCACCGCTCTTCATCGAAGC